A region of Catellicoccus marimammalium M35/04/3 DNA encodes the following proteins:
- the rplF gene encoding 50S ribosomal protein L6, translating into MSRIGNKVIILPAGVEITRNGNDVTVKGPKGELTRPFAPQIQINIEGNEVTLTRPDDTKESKTMHGTMRANLNNMVIGVSEGFQKSLDLIGVGYRAQLQGKKLVLNVGYSHPVEMEAPAGVEFEVPSNTQIIVKGSNKEVVGQIAAEIRGVRPPEPYKGKGIRYTGEYVRRKEGKTGK; encoded by the coding sequence GTGAGCCGTATTGGTAACAAAGTGATCATCTTACCAGCTGGAGTTGAAATTACTCGTAATGGTAACGATGTTACAGTTAAAGGACCTAAAGGCGAATTAACTCGTCCTTTTGCTCCACAAATTCAAATCAATATCGAAGGTAATGAAGTTACATTAACTCGTCCTGATGATACAAAAGAAAGCAAAACAATGCACGGAACAATGCGTGCTAATTTAAACAACATGGTAATCGGTGTTAGCGAAGGTTTCCAAAAATCTTTAGACTTAATCGGTGTCGGTTATCGTGCACAATTACAAGGTAAAAAATTAGTCTTAAACGTTGGTTACTCTCATCCAGTTGAGATGGAAGCACCAGCTGGTGTAGAATTTGAAGTTCCTTCAAATACTCAAATCATCGTTAAAGGTAGCAACAAAGAAGTTGTAGGACAAATTGCTGCTGAAATCCGTGGCGTTCGTCCACCAGAACCTTACAAAGGCAAAGGTATTCGTTACACTGGCGAATATGTACGTCGTAAAGAAGGTAAAACTGGTAAATAA